Part of the Streptomyces sp. f51 genome is shown below.
ACGCAACGCGAAGAACCTTACCAAGGCTTGACATACACCGGAAAGCATTAGAGATAGTGCCCCCCTTGTGGTCGGTGTACAGGTGGTGCATGGCTGTCGTCAGCTCGTGTCGTGAGATGTTGGGTTAAGTCCCGCAACGAGCGCAACCCTTGTTCTGTGTTGCCAGCATGCCCTTCGGGGTGATGGGGACTCACAGGAGACTGCCGGGGTCAACTCGGAGGAAGGTGGGGACGACGTCAAGTCATCATGCCCCTTATGTCTTGGGCTGCACACGTGCTACAATGGCAGGTACAAAGAGCTGCGAAGCCGTGAGGCGGAGCGAATCTCAAAAAGCCTGTCTCAGTTCGGATTGGGGTCTGCAACTCGACCCCATGAAGTCGGAGTTGCTAGTAATCGCAGATCAGCATTGCTGCGGTGAATACGTTCCCGGGCCTTGTACACACCGCCCGTCACGTCACGAAAGTCGGTAACACCCGAAGCCGGTGGCCCAACCCCTTGTGGGAGGGAGCTGTCGAAGGTGGGACTGGCGATTGGGACGAAGTCGTAACAAGGTAGCCGTACCGGAAGGTGCGGCTGGATCACCTCCTTTCTAAGGAGCACTTCTTACCGAGTTCGCTCGGTCAGAGGCCAGTACATCGGCGAATGTTCGATGCTGGTTGCTCATGGGTGGAACGTTGATTATTCGGCACTTTCAGTCATCTCGGGCTGCCAGTACTGCTCTTCGGAGCGTGGAAAGCTGATCACGAGTGGCGAGGGTGTCGGGCACGCTGTTGGGTGTCTGAAGGTACGGCCGAATCGGCTGCCTTCAGTGCCGGCCCCAGTGAACTCCGGTGGTAACCGGGGGTGATGGGTGGTTGGTCGTTGTTTGAGAACTGCACAGTGGACGCGAGCATCTGTGGCCAAGTTTTTAAGGGCGCACGGTGGATGCCTTGGCACCAGGAACCGATGAAGGACGTGGGAGGCCACGATAGTCCCCGGGGAGCCGTCAACCAGGCTTTGATCCGGGGGTTTCCGAATGGGGAAACCCGGCAGTCGTCATGGGCTGTCACCCATACCTGAACACATAGGGTATGTGGAGGGAACGCGGGGAAGTGAAACATCTCAGTACCCGCAGGAAGAGAAAACAACCGTGATTCCGGGAGTAGTGGCGAGCGAAACCGGATGAGGCCAAACCTCAAGCGTGTGAGACCCGGCAGGGGTTGCGCTTGGGGGGTTGTGGGATCTCTCTTTCACAGTCTGCCGGCTGTGAGGCGAGTCAGAAACCGTTGATGTAGGCGAAGGACATGCGAAAGGTCCGGCGTAGAGGGTAAGACCCCCGTAGTCGAAACATCAACGGCTCGTTTGAGAGACACCCAAGTAGCACGGGGCCCGAGAAATCCCGTGTGAATCTGGCGGGACCACCCGCTAAGCCTAAATATTCCCTGGTGACCGATAGCGGATAGTACCGTGAGGGAATGGTGAAAAGTACCGCGGGAGCGGAGTGAAATAGTACCTGAAACCGTGTGCCTACAAGCCGTGGGAGCGTCGGGCAAGCACTTGTGCTTGCCTCGTGACTGCGTGCCTTTTGAAGAATGAGCCTGCGAGTTTGCGGTGCGTTGCGAGGTTAACCCGTGTGGGGAAGCCGTAGCGAAAGCGAGTCCGAACAGGGCGATTCAGTAGCGCGCTCAAGACCCGAAGCGGAGTGATCTAGCCATGGGCAGGTTGAAGCGGCTGTAAGAGGTCGTGGAGGACCGAACCCACCAGGGTTGAAAACCTGGGGGATGACCTGTGGTTAGGGGTGAAAGGCCAATCAAACTCCGTGATAGCTGGTTCTCCCCGAAATGCATTTAGGTGCAGCGTCGTGTGTTTCTTGCCGGAGGTAGAGCACTGGATAGGCGATGGGCCCTACCGGGTTACTGACCTTAGCCAAACTCCGAATGCCGGTAAGTGAGAGCGCGGCAGTGAGACTGTGGGGGATAAGCTCCATGGTCGAGAGGGAAACAGCCCAGAGCATCGACTAAGGCCCCTAAGCGTACGCTAAGTGGGAAAGGATGTGGAGTCGCAGAGACAACCAGGAGGTTGGCTTAGAAGCAGCCACCCTTGAAAGAGTGCGTAATAGCTCACTGGTCTAGTGATTCCGCGCCGACAATGTAGCGGGGCTCAAGCGTACCGCCGAAGTCGTGTCATTGCAGCAATAGGGCCAACGCCCGCTGTGATGGGTAGGGGAGCGTCGTGTGCCGGGTGAAGCCGCGCCGGAAGGCAGTGGTGGACGGTTCACGAGTGAGAATGCAGGCATGAGTAGCGATACACACGTGAGAAACGTGTGCGCCGATTGACTAAGGGTTCCTGGGTCAAGCTGATCTGCCCAGGGTAAGTCGGGACCTAAGGCGAGGCCGACAGGCGTAGTCGATGGATAACCGGTTGATATTCCGGTACCCGCTGTGAAGCGTCAAACATCGAGCCCATTAATGCTAAGGCCGTGAAGCCGCCCTGATCTCTTCGGAGTTGAGGGGAGTGGTGGAGCCGCCGACCCAAGGTGGTAGTAGGTGAGTGATGGGGTGACGCAGGAAGGTAGTCCATCCCGGGCGGTGGTTGTCCCGGGGTAAGGGTGTAGGCCGTGTGATAGGCAAATCCGTCACACATTAAGGCTGAGACCCGATGCCGAGCCGATTGTGGTGAAGTGGATGATCCTATGCTGTCGAGAAAAGCCTCTAGCGAGTTTCATGGCGGCCCGTACCCTAAACCGACTCAGGTGGTCAGGTAGAGAATACCGAGGCGTTCGGGTGAACTATGGTTAAGGAACTCGGCAAAATGCCCCCGTAACTTCGGGAGAAGGGGGGCCATCACTGGTGATTGGATTTACTCCATGAGCTGGGGGTGGCCGCAGAGACCAGCGAGAAGCGACTGTTTACTAAAAACACAGGTCCGTGCGAAGCCGTAAGGCGATGTATACGGACTGACGCCTGCCCGGTGCTGGAACGTTAAGGGGACCGGTTAGTCACTCTTCGGGGTGGCGAAGCTGAGAACTTAAGCGCCAGTAAACGGCGGTGGTAACTATAACCATCCTAAGGTAGCGAAATTCCTTGTCGGGTAAGTTCCGACCTGCACGAATGGCGTAACGACTTCTCGACTGTCTCAACCATAGGCCCGGTGAAATTGCACTACGAGTAAAGATGCTCGTTTCGCGCAGCAGGACGGAAAGACCCCGGGACCTTTACTACAGTTTGATATTGGTGTTCGGTTCGGCTTGTGTAGGATAGCTGGGAGACTGTGAAGCTCGGACGCCAGTTCGGGTGGAGTCGTCGTTGAAATACCAGTCTGGTCGTGCTGGATGTCTAACCTGGGTCCGTGATCCGGATCAGGGACAGTGTCTGATGGGTAGTTTAACTGGGGCGGTTGCCTCCTAAAGAGTAACGGAGGCGCCCAAAGGTTCCCTCAGCCTGGTTGGCAATCAGGTGTTGAGTGTAAGTGCACAAGGGAGCTTGACTGTGAGACCGACGGGTCGAGCAGGGACGAAAGTCGGGACTAGTGATCCGGCGGTGGCTTGTGGAAGCGCCGTCGCTCAACGGATAAAAGGTACCCCGGGGATAACAGGCTGATCTTCCCCAAGAGTCCATATCGACGGGATGGTTTGGCACCTCGATGTCGGCTCGTCGCATCCTGGGGCTGGAGTCGGTCCCAAGGGTTGGGCTGTTCGCCCATTAAAGCGGTACGCGAGCTGGGTTTAGAACGTCGTGAGACAGTTCGGTCCCTATCCGCTGTGCGCGTAGGAATATTGAGAAGGGCTGTCCCTAGTACGAGAGGACCGGGACGGACGAACCTCTGGTGTGCCAGTTGTCCTGCCAAGGGCATGGCTGGTTGGCTACGTTCGGGAGGGATAACCGCTGAAAGCATCTAAGCGGGAAGCCTGCTTCAAGATGAGTATTCCCACCCCCTTGAGGGGTTAAGGCTCCCAGTAGACGACTGGGTTGATAGGCCAGATCTGGAAGCCCGGTAACGGGTGGAGGTGACTGGTACTAATAGGCCGAGGGCTTGTCCTCAGTTGCTCGCGTCCACTGTGTTGGTTCTGAAACCACGAACAACCGTCGTAGCCATGCCACGGCTCCGGTTGACAGTTTCATAGAGTTTCGGTGGTCATAGCGTGAGGGAAACGCCCGGTTACATTCCGAACCCGGAAGCTAAGCCTCACAGCGCCGATGGTACTGCAGGGGGGACCCTGTGGGAGAGTAGGACGCCGCCGAACAATTTTTGAGAAAACCCCCGTGCCGGGGATACCGGTACGGGGGTTTTCTGCGTTTAGGGACTGACGGAAGCGCGTGACGCGTACCTCCGTGCGGCGGAGTCCGGCAGCGTGAACGCTCAGTACAACCTGGGGCTCGTCTACGTCGATCTCGGTGACCTCGACAACGCGATCTCGTGGTTCCGCCGGGCGAAGCTGGGGCACCTCGATGCGCAGGTGTCCCTGGCAGGCCTGTGGCAGTCCCTGAAGGACCGGGCTTGATCAAGTTCCGTGGGTGCCTGGACCGTTGGTGATGCCCAGGAGGGGGAGTGCTCGAACTTGCAACCGCCCTGCCAATTCCAGGACCGGATTCCTATGCGGTCATGTCCCGTCTGCGCAGGCAGGCCAGTCCCGCTGTCGTCAGGGCCGCCGCGATCGCCGTGAGGACCAGGACCGGTGTCCAGGTCATGGTGCCGCCCGGCAGCTTCGGGAGATGACCGAAGGGGGAGAGGTCCATGACGGCCTGGGGGATCTTCAAGGCGGGGCCGATCCAGCCGAGGAGAAGGGCGAGGCCGGCAGCGGCCCAGGCGCCGCGGGCGACCCGGGGCGAGAGTCCGTAGAGCAGGACCGCGAGACCGCCCACGGTCCAGACCGCCGGGACCTGGACCAGACTGGCGCCGAGGACGGCGCCGAATGCGGAGCCGTAGCCGAGAGCGAGGCCGAGTCCCCCGAGCAGCATGATGAGAACCGTGCCGCCGAAGGCGGGGACGAGATGGCCGCCGGCCCAGCGCAGCCGGCCGACGGCGGTCGCGAGCAGGGGCTCGGCGCGCTGAGAGGTCTCCTCGCCGTGCAGCCGCAGTACGGAGGAGACGATGTACAGGGCGGCGACCATGCCCAGCATGCCGACCATGGCGGCGAGGAACGCGTCGGTGATCCCGGCCTGTCCGCCCATCCGCTCGACGATCTCGCGGGTCTTGGCGTTCCCGCCGACCAGGTCCGCGGCGCCCTTCGTGATGGCTCCGAACGCGGCGCCCGCCGCGAGGAAGCCGAGGCTCCAGCCGAGCACCGCACCCCGCTGGAGCCGCCAGGCCAGTGCTCCGGCCGAGCCGAGCCGACCGGTCGCGGGTCCGGGACGGGTCGGCAGGAAGCTCATGCCGACATCGCGCCGGCCGGCCAGTACGTAGGCGGTGGCACCCTGCGCGGCCACGGCCGCGACGAACAGCAGCAGGACCCACCAGCGTTCGTCCGCGTAGGCGCGTACGTTCTCCAGCCAGCCCACCGGCGAGATCCAGGTCAGCACCGACGATCCGTCGTCGGTCGCGGAGTCGCCGGCCGCCCTCAGGACGAAGGCGGCGCCGATCAGACCGCCCGTCAGTCCCTTGGCGAGCCGGGCGCTCTCCGTCAGCTGGGCGGCGATCGCCGCCATGGTCGCGAAGACCATTCCGGTTCCGCCGATCGCGAGCCCCAGCGCCAGCGCCCCGGAAGCGCCCTGTCCGGCGAGGCCGCCCGTGACGAGAAGGGCGAGGACGCCGTTGGCGACGAGGGCCGCGAGCAGGGCGGCCGTCAGCGGGGCCCGTCGCCCGACCATCGCGGCGGAGACGAGTTCCTGACGCCCGCTCTCCTCCTCGTCCCGGGTGTGCCGTACGACGATGGTCAGGCTCATGATGGCGGCGAGGACACCCGCGTAGGCCCCGATGCGCCAGGCGGTGAGTCCGCCGAGCGAGTCGCTGAACACCGGTCCGTAGGTGGCACGCAGGGAG
Proteins encoded:
- a CDS encoding ABC transporter permease: MTATTTSAAGPSTARVGGSRPLAGTGTLLRFALRRDRVTTPLWIGVTALMVLSLPASLKSVYSTPAERASLARQMLANNSLRATYGPVFSDSLGGLTAWRIGAYAGVLAAIMSLTIVVRHTRDEEESGRQELVSAAMVGRRAPLTAALLAALVANGVLALLVTGGLAGQGASGALALGLAIGGTGMVFATMAAIAAQLTESARLAKGLTGGLIGAAFVLRAAGDSATDDGSSVLTWISPVGWLENVRAYADERWWVLLLFVAAVAAQGATAYVLAGRRDVGMSFLPTRPGPATGRLGSAGALAWRLQRGAVLGWSLGFLAAGAAFGAITKGAADLVGGNAKTREIVERMGGQAGITDAFLAAMVGMLGMVAALYIVSSVLRLHGEETSQRAEPLLATAVGRLRWAGGHLVPAFGGTVLIMLLGGLGLALGYGSAFGAVLGASLVQVPAVWTVGGLAVLLYGLSPRVARGAWAAAGLALLLGWIGPALKIPQAVMDLSPFGHLPKLPGGTMTWTPVLVLTAIAAALTTAGLACLRRRDMTA
- a CDS encoding tetratricopeptide repeat protein, coding for MTEARDAYLRAAESGSVNAQYNLGLVYVDLGDLDNAISWFRRAKLGHLDAQVSLAGLWQSLKDRA